Proteins from a genomic interval of Piscinibacter sp. HJYY11:
- the hppD gene encoding 4-hydroxyphenylpyruvate dioxygenase, whose product MPDLFDNPMGLMGFEFVEFASPTPNTLEPLFEQMGFSLVARHRSKDVLLYRQGDINFIVNREPKSLAGYFAAEHGPSACAMAFRVKDSHKAYYRAIELGAQPVDVPTGPMELKLPAIKGIGGAPLYLIDRYEDGKSIYDIDFEFLPAYEDPVARHPRGHGFKIIDHLTHNVYRGRMAFWGGFYEKLFNFREIRYFDIKGEYTGLTSRAMTAPDGLIRIPLNEEAGKGSGQIEEFLMKFNGEGIQHIALLTDDLIASVDALQLAGVKLQTAPNDIYYEMLAERLPGHGEPVKELQTRGILLDGSTANGEKRLLLQIFSQNLLGPVFFEFIQRKADEGFGEGNFKALFESLERDQIRRGALKVEV is encoded by the coding sequence ATGCCCGATCTCTTCGACAACCCCATGGGACTGATGGGGTTCGAGTTCGTCGAATTCGCCTCGCCCACGCCCAACACCCTGGAGCCGCTCTTCGAGCAGATGGGCTTCAGCCTCGTCGCCCGCCACCGCAGCAAGGACGTGCTGCTCTACCGCCAGGGCGACATCAACTTCATCGTCAACCGCGAGCCTAAGAGCCTGGCCGGCTACTTCGCCGCCGAGCACGGGCCGAGCGCGTGTGCGATGGCCTTCCGCGTGAAGGACTCGCACAAGGCCTACTACCGCGCGATCGAGCTCGGCGCGCAGCCGGTCGACGTGCCCACCGGGCCGATGGAGCTGAAGCTGCCGGCGATCAAGGGCATCGGCGGTGCGCCGCTGTACCTCATCGACCGCTATGAAGATGGCAAGAGCATCTACGACATCGACTTCGAGTTCCTGCCCGCCTACGAGGACCCAGTGGCGCGCCACCCCAGAGGCCACGGCTTCAAGATCATCGACCACCTCACGCACAACGTGTACCGCGGGCGCATGGCCTTCTGGGGTGGTTTCTACGAGAAGCTCTTCAACTTCCGCGAGATCCGCTACTTCGACATCAAGGGCGAGTACACGGGCCTCACCAGCCGCGCGATGACGGCGCCCGACGGGCTGATCCGCATCCCGCTTAACGAAGAGGCGGGCAAGGGCTCGGGCCAGATCGAAGAGTTCCTGATGAAGTTCAACGGCGAGGGCATCCAGCACATCGCGCTGCTGACCGACGACCTGATCGCAAGCGTCGACGCGCTGCAGCTCGCGGGCGTGAAGCTGCAGACCGCGCCGAACGACATCTATTACGAGATGCTGGCCGAGCGACTGCCCGGCCACGGCGAGCCGGTGAAGGAACTGCAGACACGCGGCATCCTGCTCGACGGCAGCACGGCCAACGGCGAGAAGCGCCTGCTGCTGCAGATCTTTTCGCAGAACCTGCTGGGCCCCGTGTTCTTCGAGTTCATCCAGCGCAAGGCCGACGAGGGCTTCGGCGAAGGCAATTTCAAGGCACTGTTCGAATCGCTGGAGCGCGACCAGATCCGCCGCGGCGCATTGAAAGTCGAGGTCTGA
- a CDS encoding VOC family protein, giving the protein MKTERIHHVAYRCKDAKETVLWYEKMLNFKFQLAIAEDRVPSTKEPDPYMHVFLDAGGGNVLAFFELPTKAPMGRDPNTPEWVQHIAFRVKDRETLLAYKAHLEAQGVSVLGVTDHGAFHSIYFFDPNGHRVELACPDPEEEATIRRLDAVKWDMLEEWSRTKRAPKHADFLHSREFKG; this is encoded by the coding sequence CTGAAAACCGAACGCATCCACCACGTCGCCTACCGCTGCAAGGACGCGAAGGAGACGGTGCTGTGGTACGAGAAGATGCTCAACTTCAAGTTCCAGCTCGCCATCGCCGAAGACCGCGTGCCGTCGACGAAGGAGCCCGACCCGTACATGCACGTCTTCCTCGACGCGGGCGGCGGCAACGTGCTGGCCTTCTTCGAGCTGCCGACCAAGGCACCGATGGGTCGCGACCCCAACACGCCCGAGTGGGTGCAGCACATCGCCTTCCGCGTGAAGGACCGGGAGACGCTGCTCGCCTACAAGGCTCACCTGGAAGCGCAGGGGGTCAGCGTGCTGGGCGTCACCGACCACGGTGCCTTCCACTCGATCTACTTCTTCGACCCCAACGGCCACCGCGTGGAGCTCGCCTGCCCCGACCCGGAGGAAGAGGCCACGATCAGGCGCCTCGACGCGGTGAAGTGGGACATGCTCGAAGAGTGGAGCCGCACGAAGCGCGCGCCCAAGCACGCGGACTTCCTGCACTCGCGCGAGTTCAAAGGCTAG
- a CDS encoding NAD(P)/FAD-dependent oxidoreductase — translation MSTDTLASPSPAPASGFSDEQMAELKALRERYRLERDKRLREEGNAQYVEIKGKHAHYAADPYVPPGFTRAPLADQVEILIIGGGFGGLQAGAHLRMAGEENIRFIEAGGDFGGTWYWNRYPGAACDMEASVYLPMLEELGVKPKMRFAMGADILAHAQHIARHFDLYRDALFQTRVTGLEWNEAEAVWVVRTDRDDRIRARFVVMSNGPLNRPKLPGIPGIEGYQGHTFHTSRWDYAYTGGGPLGGLDRIADKRIAIIGTGATAVQCVPHLAEGAKHLYVFQRTPSSIDVRDDRPVPPEWYDEQPPGWQRERIENFTTLVAGGYADKDLVRDGWTEAARNFRQLAMADRSVLSSMEKIMLTMELADMKKMNSVRARVDAVVKDPAVAEALKPWYRQFCKRPCFHDEYLQAFNRDNVTLVDTQGAGVERITENGIVANGQHFEVDAIVFATGFEVGTGYTRRAGYDLVGRSGQTLSQKWADGMRTLHGMMTNGFPNLFIFGPPQSGQTANYTHSLGEQARHTTFLISQAHSRKVRTLEPTVAEEDAWVQTILDGQRRNQEFLASCTPGYYNNEGKPEARGVQNSPYGQGPIPYFKMLAQWRESDQFSGLQLTSL, via the coding sequence ATGAGCACTGACACGCTTGCCTCTCCGTCGCCTGCGCCGGCTTCGGGCTTCTCCGACGAACAGATGGCCGAGCTGAAGGCGCTGCGAGAGCGCTATCGCCTCGAGCGCGACAAGCGTCTGCGTGAAGAAGGCAACGCGCAATACGTCGAAATCAAGGGCAAGCATGCGCACTACGCGGCCGACCCGTACGTGCCGCCCGGCTTCACCCGCGCACCGCTGGCCGACCAGGTCGAGATCCTCATCATCGGCGGGGGCTTCGGCGGCCTGCAGGCCGGCGCGCACCTGCGCATGGCGGGTGAGGAAAACATCCGCTTCATCGAGGCCGGCGGTGATTTCGGCGGCACCTGGTACTGGAACCGCTACCCCGGTGCCGCCTGCGACATGGAGGCCTCGGTCTACCTGCCCATGCTCGAAGAGCTGGGCGTGAAACCGAAGATGCGCTTCGCGATGGGCGCCGACATCCTGGCCCATGCGCAGCACATCGCGCGCCACTTCGACCTCTACCGCGATGCGCTCTTCCAGACCCGGGTGACCGGTCTCGAGTGGAACGAAGCCGAGGCCGTGTGGGTGGTGCGCACCGACCGCGACGACCGCATCCGCGCGCGCTTCGTCGTGATGAGCAACGGCCCGCTCAACCGGCCCAAGCTGCCCGGCATCCCCGGCATCGAGGGCTACCAAGGCCACACCTTCCACACCAGCCGCTGGGACTACGCCTACACCGGCGGCGGCCCGCTCGGCGGGCTCGACAGGATCGCCGACAAGCGCATCGCCATCATCGGCACCGGTGCCACCGCGGTGCAGTGCGTGCCGCACCTGGCCGAGGGCGCTAAGCACCTCTACGTCTTCCAGCGCACGCCCTCGTCGATCGACGTCCGCGACGACCGCCCGGTGCCGCCCGAGTGGTACGACGAGCAGCCGCCCGGCTGGCAGCGCGAGCGCATCGAAAATTTCACGACGCTGGTCGCCGGCGGCTACGCCGACAAGGATCTCGTGCGTGACGGCTGGACGGAAGCCGCCCGCAACTTCCGCCAGCTCGCGATGGCCGACCGCTCGGTGCTGTCGTCGATGGAGAAGATCATGTTGACGATGGAGCTCGCCGACATGAAGAAGATGAACAGCGTGCGTGCCCGCGTTGACGCGGTGGTGAAAGACCCGGCCGTCGCCGAGGCGCTCAAGCCCTGGTACCGACAGTTTTGCAAGCGCCCGTGTTTCCACGACGAGTACCTGCAGGCCTTCAACCGCGACAACGTGACGTTGGTCGACACGCAGGGTGCCGGCGTGGAGCGCATCACCGAGAACGGCATCGTGGCCAATGGCCAGCACTTCGAGGTGGATGCGATCGTGTTCGCCACCGGCTTCGAGGTCGGCACCGGCTACACCCGCCGCGCGGGCTATGACCTGGTCGGCCGCAGCGGCCAGACGCTGTCGCAGAAGTGGGCCGACGGCATGCGCACGCTGCACGGGATGATGACGAACGGGTTTCCCAACCTCTTCATCTTCGGCCCGCCGCAATCAGGCCAGACCGCGAACTACACCCACTCGCTGGGCGAGCAGGCGCGGCACACCACCTTCCTGATCAGCCAGGCGCATTCACGCAAGGTGCGCACGCTCGAGCCGACGGTGGCCGAGGAAGACGCCTGGGTGCAGACCATCCTCGACGGCCAGCGCCGCAACCAGGAATTCCTCGCCTCGTGCACGCCCGGCTACTACAACAACGAGGGCAAGCCCGAAGCGCGCGGCGTGCAGAACTCGCCCTACGGGCAGGGGCCGATTCCCTACTTCAAAATGCTGGCGCAGTGGCGCGAGAGCGACCAGTTCAGCGGGCTGCAGTTGACTAGCCTTTGA
- a CDS encoding zinc-binding dehydrogenase — MPTTARAVVVREVNGPITVETLQVKDPGPNEVLVKMSACGVCHSDLSAANGTIQMALPLVLGHEGAGTITAVGSAVTEFKVGDHVLSSFVSMCGRCRYCATGRPQLCDQPARNALAAPGATPRFQSDKGEGFNVFAACGVMAEYATLAVDSVVKIDQEMPLDKACLVSCGVMTGVGAALNTAQVQAGSICVVFGCGGVGLSAVQGCRIAGAAMIVAVDTSDLKLQMAKDMGATHTVNAKSVDDVVKAIKKLTGGGADYAIECVGAGAVVAQAVNVLAKGGMAVAVGVAALADSAPVSPLLLTAMERTLKGSYFGSARPREDFPRLIKMYRSGQLKLDELITKTYSVAEAPQAFADLAEGRNARGVILFD, encoded by the coding sequence ATGCCCACCACCGCACGCGCCGTCGTCGTCCGCGAAGTCAACGGCCCCATCACCGTCGAGACGCTGCAGGTCAAGGACCCGGGCCCGAACGAGGTGCTCGTGAAGATGAGCGCCTGCGGCGTGTGCCACAGCGACCTCTCGGCCGCCAACGGCACCATCCAGATGGCGCTGCCTTTGGTGCTGGGCCATGAGGGCGCCGGCACCATCACCGCCGTGGGGTCGGCGGTCACCGAGTTCAAGGTGGGCGACCACGTGCTGAGCAGCTTCGTCAGCATGTGCGGCCGTTGCCGCTATTGCGCCACCGGCCGCCCGCAGCTGTGCGACCAGCCGGCGCGCAACGCGCTCGCCGCACCGGGGGCCACGCCCCGCTTCCAGTCCGACAAGGGCGAAGGCTTCAACGTGTTCGCCGCCTGCGGCGTGATGGCCGAGTACGCCACGCTCGCGGTCGACAGCGTGGTCAAGATCGACCAGGAGATGCCGCTCGACAAGGCCTGCCTGGTGAGCTGCGGCGTGATGACCGGCGTGGGCGCGGCGCTCAACACCGCGCAGGTGCAGGCCGGCTCGATCTGCGTGGTGTTCGGTTGCGGCGGCGTGGGCCTCTCGGCCGTTCAAGGTTGCCGGATCGCGGGTGCCGCGATGATCGTTGCGGTCGACACCTCCGACCTCAAGCTGCAGATGGCCAAGGACATGGGCGCGACCCACACCGTCAACGCCAAGAGCGTGGACGACGTGGTGAAGGCGATCAAGAAGCTCACCGGCGGCGGCGCCGACTACGCCATCGAATGCGTGGGCGCCGGTGCGGTGGTGGCGCAGGCGGTGAACGTGCTGGCCAAGGGCGGCATGGCGGTCGCCGTGGGCGTGGCGGCGCTGGCCGACAGCGCACCGGTGAGCCCGCTGCTGCTGACCGCGATGGAGCGCACGCTCAAGGGCAGCTACTTCGGCTCGGCGCGCCCGCGCGAAGACTTCCCGCGCCTGATCAAGATGTACCGCAGCGGCCAGCTCAAGCTCGACGAGCTGATCACCAAGACCTACTCGGTGGCCGAGGCACCGCAGGCCTTCGCCGACCTGGCCGAAGGGCGCAACGCGCGCGGCGTGATCCTGTTCGACTGA
- a CDS encoding cytochrome-c peroxidase has protein sequence MKTLATTLALLLAACAAPTPPGPAVGPLREQARALFGVVKPVEAAEVQAPAATLGRALFWDSRLSLDGKTACASCHSRDDHSADRRKVSINARGEPTTLHSQPMFMAQDQSVLRWYGDRRDGAHQAERSISGSMGFAAADAIGSTLKQHGYEPAFRAAFPEAPDPVSALSYARALQAYQRTLRTPSRFDAFLQGDDAALSARERSGLQTFIHTGCAGCHSGALLGGNTMQKFGVVKDYWLATGSPKPDLGRFNATKQESDKYVFRVAMLRNIAKTAPYFHDGSVDRLDDAVRIMGEVQLGRTLSAQEVGDIVAFLQSLTGELPAHYAPPATFN, from the coding sequence ATGAAGACCCTCGCCACCACCTTGGCCCTGCTGCTCGCCGCCTGCGCAGCGCCCACGCCCCCCGGCCCGGCCGTCGGGCCGCTGCGCGAGCAGGCCCGTGCGCTCTTTGGCGTGGTGAAGCCGGTCGAGGCGGCTGAGGTGCAGGCGCCCGCCGCCACGCTCGGGCGCGCCCTCTTCTGGGACAGCCGCCTCTCGCTCGACGGCAAGACCGCCTGCGCCAGCTGCCACTCGCGCGACGACCACAGCGCCGACCGCCGCAAGGTCTCGATCAACGCCCGCGGCGAACCGACGACGCTGCACTCGCAGCCGATGTTCATGGCGCAGGACCAGAGCGTGCTGCGCTGGTACGGCGACCGCCGCGATGGCGCGCACCAGGCCGAGCGATCGATCAGCGGCTCGATGGGATTTGCGGCGGCCGATGCGATCGGCAGCACGCTGAAGCAGCACGGCTACGAGCCGGCCTTCCGCGCGGCCTTTCCCGAGGCGCCCGACCCGGTGAGCGCGCTGAGCTATGCGCGTGCGCTGCAGGCCTACCAGCGCACGCTGCGCACACCGTCCCGCTTCGATGCCTTCCTGCAAGGCGACGACGCAGCGCTGAGCGCACGCGAGCGCTCCGGCCTGCAGACCTTCATCCACACCGGCTGCGCGGGCTGCCACAGCGGTGCGCTGCTCGGTGGCAACACGATGCAGAAGTTCGGTGTGGTGAAGGACTACTGGCTCGCCACCGGCTCACCCAAGCCCGACCTCGGCCGCTTCAACGCCACCAAGCAGGAGAGCGACAAGTACGTCTTCCGCGTGGCGATGCTGCGCAACATCGCGAAGACGGCGCCCTACTTCCACGACGGCTCGGTCGACAGGCTCGACGACGCGGTGCGCATCATGGGCGAGGTGCAGCTGGGCCGCACGTTGAGCGCGCAGGAGGTCGGCGACATCGTCGCCTTCCTCCAGTCGCTCACGGGGGAATTGCCGGCGCACTATGCACCGCCGGCAACGTTCAACTGA
- a CDS encoding cation diffusion facilitator family transporter has translation MILRTPPDDHANDHPGVTPADRARAASRSTWVSVVVNLVLTTAQIAIGLSARSQALVADGLHSLSDLVSDFVVIFVNRHSHKGADAEHPYGHQRFENAATLLLGALLMSVGAGMLWSAVEQLSSPSGASVQMPALWMALGTLVAKELLFRYLLRVAKRLKSSMLVANAWHARSDAASSLVVAVGIGGSLAGYPFLDAVAALVVGLMVLRMGWRYGWGSLNDLMDHAVDQEEVDAIRATLAATAGVAGVHDVRTRKMGDMVLVDAHLEVDATLSVEAGHAIAVAAREQVLQQHHRVLNVMTHVDPWRAAAP, from the coding sequence GTGATCCTGCGCACGCCTCCTGACGACCACGCCAACGACCACCCCGGCGTGACCCCCGCCGACCGCGCCCGTGCAGCGTCGCGCAGCACCTGGGTCAGCGTCGTCGTCAACCTGGTGCTCACCACCGCCCAGATCGCCATCGGCCTGAGCGCCCGTTCGCAGGCGCTGGTGGCCGACGGGCTGCATTCGCTGTCGGACCTGGTCTCCGACTTCGTGGTCATCTTCGTCAACCGGCACAGCCACAAGGGCGCCGATGCCGAGCACCCGTATGGCCACCAGCGATTCGAGAACGCGGCCACGCTGCTGCTGGGCGCGCTGCTGATGAGCGTGGGCGCGGGCATGCTGTGGTCGGCGGTGGAGCAGCTCTCATCGCCCTCGGGGGCGAGCGTGCAGATGCCCGCGCTGTGGATGGCACTCGGCACGCTCGTCGCCAAGGAGCTGCTCTTTCGCTACCTGCTGCGCGTGGCCAAGCGGCTCAAGTCGAGCATGCTGGTCGCCAACGCCTGGCACGCCCGCTCCGACGCCGCAAGCTCGCTGGTGGTGGCGGTGGGCATCGGCGGCAGCCTCGCCGGCTATCCCTTCCTCGATGCGGTGGCGGCGCTGGTCGTCGGCCTGATGGTCCTGCGCATGGGCTGGCGCTACGGCTGGGGCTCGCTCAACGACCTGATGGACCACGCGGTCGACCAGGAAGAGGTCGACGCGATCCGCGCCACGCTGGCCGCCACGGCGGGTGTGGCCGGCGTGCACGACGTGCGCACGCGCAAGATGGGCGACATGGTGCTGGTCGATGCGCACCTCGAGGTCGACGCCACGCTCAGCGTGGAGGCCGGCCACGCGATCGCGGTGGCGGCACGCGAGCAGGTGCTGCAGCAGCACCACCGCGTGCTCAACGTGATGACGCACGTGGACCCCTGGCGCGCCGCGGCGCCCTGA
- a CDS encoding acyl-CoA dehydrogenase, producing the protein MGLHRLIGRLAMAPFSRALPAMGETERAALDAGTVGFEGDLFSGRPDFDALMRRAPPRLTDAERRFIDHEVRTLASMLDDHAIDEARDLPPEVWHFLRKHRFFGMIIPREHGGLGFSHAAHAEVVTKIATVNVACAVTVMVPNSLGPAELLLRYGTDTQKQHYLPRLADGRELPCFALTSPYAGSDAASIPDRGVLTERVVDGRTVRGFLVRFDKRYITLAPVATVVGLAFQAVDERRPEGRQDLGITCALLPVPTPGLQVGRRHRPMDSAFMNGPVRGEDVFVPMDWVIGGEPQVGQGWRMLMECLAAGRAISLPALGAAMQQTALFVVNGYGQVREQFGLPIGKFHAIAGITAGMAARLYATDAARRYTAAALDAGERPSVASAILKVQLTEAGRRAVTDGMDVLGGKGIVAGPKNLLGVSYRHAPIAITVEGANLLSRALIIFGQGATRCHPQVLREMAAVERHDEAALGRALLGHAGHVLRNLWRSVVHAPLRGRVPEALKPEARRIARLSAQYALSADLAMGLLGGQLKRMELLSARLGDALSHLYLAAACVWRFETEDDPAMLPFARAAIREQLHHAASLLRELHANLPTGALRSLSPLWLRGTGSFAPLRDQDTLALAEALRTQPALVGRLCPDVSRPRSGGLLDLMDALDAARAVGDEVDELNRALRRSASLEAVASRSSRPAAALAYLRAAERVIAVDDVEGSTSAARPRLLRWILGRGG; encoded by the coding sequence ATGGGACTGCACCGCCTCATCGGGCGCCTCGCCATGGCGCCGTTTTCAAGGGCCTTGCCTGCGATGGGCGAGACCGAACGCGCCGCCCTCGATGCCGGGACCGTCGGTTTCGAGGGCGATCTCTTTTCAGGCCGCCCCGACTTCGACGCGCTGATGCGCCGCGCGCCCCCGCGCCTGACCGACGCCGAGCGCCGCTTCATCGACCACGAGGTGCGCACACTCGCCTCGATGCTCGACGACCATGCCATCGACGAGGCGCGCGACCTGCCGCCCGAGGTGTGGCATTTCCTGCGCAAGCACCGCTTCTTCGGGATGATCATCCCGCGCGAGCACGGCGGCCTCGGCTTCAGCCACGCCGCCCATGCCGAAGTGGTGACGAAGATCGCCACCGTCAACGTCGCCTGCGCGGTGACGGTGATGGTGCCCAACTCGCTGGGCCCGGCCGAGCTGCTGCTGCGCTATGGGACCGACACGCAGAAGCAGCACTACCTGCCGCGCCTGGCCGATGGCCGCGAGCTCCCGTGCTTTGCGCTCACTTCGCCCTATGCGGGCTCTGATGCAGCCTCCATTCCCGACCGTGGCGTGCTGACCGAGCGCGTGGTCGATGGCCGCACGGTGCGCGGCTTCCTCGTGCGCTTCGACAAACGCTACATCACGCTCGCCCCGGTCGCGACGGTCGTCGGCCTCGCCTTCCAGGCGGTCGACGAGCGCCGCCCCGAAGGCCGGCAGGACCTCGGCATCACCTGCGCGCTGCTGCCGGTGCCCACGCCCGGCCTGCAGGTCGGCCGCCGCCACCGCCCGATGGACTCGGCCTTCATGAACGGCCCGGTGCGCGGTGAAGACGTGTTCGTGCCGATGGACTGGGTCATCGGCGGCGAGCCGCAGGTGGGCCAGGGCTGGCGCATGCTGATGGAGTGCCTGGCCGCGGGCCGCGCCATCTCGCTGCCTGCGCTTGGCGCGGCGATGCAGCAGACCGCGCTCTTCGTCGTCAACGGCTACGGCCAGGTGCGCGAGCAGTTCGGCCTGCCGATCGGGAAGTTCCACGCCATCGCGGGCATCACCGCCGGCATGGCCGCGCGCCTCTACGCCACCGACGCCGCGCGCCGCTACACCGCTGCCGCGCTCGATGCCGGCGAGCGCCCGAGCGTGGCCAGCGCCATCCTCAAGGTGCAGCTCACCGAAGCCGGCCGCCGCGCCGTCACCGACGGCATGGACGTGTTGGGCGGCAAGGGCATCGTCGCCGGCCCGAAGAACCTGCTCGGCGTGTCGTACCGCCACGCGCCGATCGCGATCACGGTCGAAGGCGCCAACCTGCTGTCGCGTGCGCTCATCATCTTCGGCCAGGGCGCGACCCGTTGCCACCCGCAGGTGCTTCGCGAGATGGCGGCGGTGGAACGACACGACGAAGCCGCGCTCGGCCGCGCACTGCTGGGCCATGCCGGCCACGTGCTGCGCAACCTCTGGCGCAGCGTGGTGCACGCGCCGCTGCGCGGGCGTGTGCCCGAGGCGCTGAAGCCCGAGGCGCGCCGCATCGCCAGGCTGTCGGCGCAATACGCGCTGAGCGCCGACCTCGCGATGGGCCTGCTCGGCGGCCAGCTCAAGCGCATGGAGCTGCTGTCGGCGCGGCTCGGCGATGCGCTGTCGCACCTCTACCTGGCGGCGGCCTGCGTGTGGCGTTTCGAGACGGAGGACGACCCGGCGATGCTGCCGTTCGCACGCGCTGCCATCCGCGAGCAGCTGCACCACGCCGCGAGCCTGCTGCGCGAGCTGCACGCCAACCTGCCCACCGGGGCGCTGCGCTCGCTGTCGCCGCTGTGGCTGCGCGGCACCGGGAGCTTCGCGCCCTTGCGCGACCAGGACACGCTCGCCCTGGCCGAGGCCTTGCGCACGCAGCCGGCGCTGGTGGGCCGCCTCTGCCCCGATGTCTCGCGCCCCAGGAGCGGCGGCCTGCTCGACCTCATGGACGCGCTCGACGCGGCCCGGGCAGTCGGCGACGAGGTCGACGAGCTCAACCGCGCCCTGCGCCGCAGCGCATCGCTCGAAGCGGTGGCGAGCCGCTCCAGTCGCCCGGCGGCCGCGCTCGCCTACCTGCGCGCCGCCGAGCGGGTGATCGCGGTCGACGACGTGGAAGGCAGCACCAGCGCGGCCCGCCCGCGGCTCCTGCGCTGGATCCTCGGGCGCGGCGGCTGA
- the atpE gene encoding F0F1 ATP synthase subunit C, translating into MEGINLLPLAVGHMIGLGAIGSCLGVGVMASKYLEASARQPEMMEPLQGKVFLLVGVLDGAFIIATGIGLWFATANPFK; encoded by the coding sequence ATGGAAGGCATCAACCTCCTCCCCCTCGCCGTGGGCCACATGATCGGCCTCGGTGCCATCGGCTCGTGCCTGGGCGTGGGCGTGATGGCGAGCAAGTACCTCGAAGCCTCGGCACGCCAGCCCGAAATGATGGAGCCCTTGCAGGGCAAGGTGTTCCTGCTGGTGGGGGTACTGGATGGAGCCTTCATCATCGCCACCGGCATCGGCCTCTGGTTCGCGACGGCCAACCCGTTCAAGTAA
- a CDS encoding tripartite tricarboxylate transporter substrate binding protein: MISKRHLLAATAAAALLPLTPALAQTAAWPSKPIRLVVGFPGGSSPDAMARALSDGLSKALGQPVVVDNKPGASGNIAADQVAKATDEHTLGIVINGNLTVAKLINPATPFDPARDFAPISLLGTAPLVLTASGDATGSTPAELIAWAKSLGDKGNYGTPGNGTVAHLGMELLKSKTGIAALHVPFPGNPQVVTALIAGQVQLSLLPPGIAMPQVKAGKLKAVAVTSPARSALVPDVPTLRDAGVTGTDLEVWTALVGPASLPKPVVARVAAAVAEVMKQPETQARVLTAGWQAVGSPPEGLAQRMKADTAQLSDIITSRNIKSD, from the coding sequence ATGATCTCGAAGAGACATCTGCTCGCGGCCACCGCCGCGGCTGCGCTGCTCCCGCTCACGCCCGCCCTCGCCCAGACCGCCGCCTGGCCCAGCAAGCCCATCCGCCTGGTGGTGGGTTTTCCCGGCGGCTCGTCGCCCGACGCCATGGCACGTGCGCTCTCCGACGGCCTGTCGAAGGCGCTCGGCCAGCCCGTGGTGGTCGACAACAAGCCCGGCGCCTCGGGCAACATCGCCGCCGACCAGGTCGCCAAGGCCACCGACGAGCACACGCTGGGCATCGTGATCAACGGCAACCTGACCGTCGCCAAGCTGATCAACCCGGCGACGCCCTTCGACCCCGCGCGCGACTTCGCGCCCATCTCGCTGCTCGGCACCGCACCGCTGGTGCTCACCGCCTCGGGCGATGCGACGGGCAGCACGCCGGCCGAGCTGATCGCCTGGGCCAAGTCGCTCGGTGACAAGGGCAACTACGGCACGCCGGGCAACGGCACGGTGGCGCACCTCGGCATGGAGCTCCTGAAGAGCAAGACCGGCATCGCGGCGCTGCACGTGCCCTTCCCCGGCAACCCGCAAGTCGTCACCGCGCTGATCGCCGGGCAGGTGCAGCTCTCGCTGCTGCCGCCGGGCATCGCGATGCCGCAGGTGAAGGCCGGCAAGCTGAAGGCGGTGGCTGTCACCTCGCCGGCGCGCAGCGCGCTGGTGCCCGACGTGCCCACGCTTCGCGACGCCGGCGTGACCGGCACCGACCTCGAGGTGTGGACGGCGCTCGTCGGCCCGGCCTCCCTGCCCAAGCCGGTGGTGGCACGTGTGGCCGCGGCGGTGGCCGAGGTGATGAAACAGCCCGAGACGCAGGCGCGTGTGCTCACCGCCGGCTGGCAGGCCGTGGGCAGCCCGCCCGAGGGCCTGGCCCAGCGCATGAAGGCCGACACGGCCCAGCTGTCCGACATCATCACGAGCCGGAACATCAAGTCTGACTGA